The genome window AATTTCTACAACCGCAAAAACGCCTTTACCATCTATTTCCGCCCCGAACAAGACGGAAACGGCAATCCTACCAATTCGGGTAAGACCGAAGCCGTCAAGACGACTCTTTTTGGTATCATTCCTTCGGTTACGTATAATTTCAAAATCGTACCTGCCAAAAAATAAAAATAGAAGCCGCATCTGACCCAAAAATCCCCCTCAAAAGCTCTAAGATTTTTTGAATATTATTAAAAATTCTTGAATATTTTTGAATATTCTTGAAAATTTCTGAACTTTTTGGGGGTTCGAACCGAAAAAAACACATCTCTTCAAATTATATCAAGCCCACTCAAAAATATGAAACAAAATAGCATTTTTTCGCGCCTCTCGCGCCTCTCGCGTCTTTCTTGGGCAGCCTTGCTCTTGCTCGTCGGATTTTCTTCTTGTGAAGAGGTCATCGATTTGGATTTGGATAAGCAAGCCTCCACTGCCTTAGTAGTAGATGCCGAAGTTTTAGATACCGAAGGGCGGTCTTATGTGCGCCTAAGCCGCACGCTCGACTACTTCGATGCCTCTGGCGAACACCGCGTTTCGGGTGCAGAAGTGAAAGTTTCCGACACAGAAGGCAATGTAGAAATTTTTGTAGAAGACCCACAAAACAAGGGACTTTATATCCCCCAAAATCCCAATTTTAAGGGGCAGGTAGGCAATACCTACTCACTTGCTATCCAGTGGCAAGACTATGAAGCCCAAGCCACTTCTACCCTTTTGCCCGTTACGGATATAGATTCTGTCGTCGTGCGCTACGACGAAGATGAGCCTTTCAAAGAAGATGGCTATTATCTCTATTTCTACGCCAAAGAGCCACAACAAACGCAAGACTGGTATCGCTGGCGCGTCTTTGTCAATGATACCCTTTTGTATGAAAATGCAGGCGATATTATTGTGGCAAGCGACGAAGGCATACAAGAAGAAATCAACGGCATCGACTTAGGTTACAAATTCGAACCCGCCGATACAGTCAGATTAGAGCAGTATTCTATTTCAGAAGAAGTCTATAATTATTACAACGACCTCATTACTTTGGCTTTTAGCGATGGCGGTCTTTTCAGTCCTCCCCCTGTCAATCCGCGCTCAAATGTGAAGGGAAAGAATGTAATTGGCGTTTTTTCGGCTTCGCAAATGAAAAGCCTGACCGTTATTGTACCCGAAGAAGAGGAATAGGCATAGAAATAAGCAAAGTTTTTTTGTAGGAAACGGGGTTTTGTGCTTTGTGCAAACCGCCTGAACCCCCACCCTGCCCTCCCCCCATAGGGGAGGGTTCGAAAACCAAATCATTTTTTTGCATTTATGCAAAAAAATAATACCCTCGCCGTTGTTTGTGTCCTCACAAATGACGGAAGGATTTTTTTACAAAACTATTCNNNNNNNNNNGTTGTTTGTGTCCTCACAAATGACGGAAGGATTTTTTTACAAAACTATTCCGCTGTTGTTTGTGTCTTCACAAATGACGAAAGGATTTTTTTACAAAACTATTCCGCTGTTGTTTGTGTCCTCACAAATGACGGAAGGATTTTTTTACAAAACTATTCTGCTGTTGTTTGTGTCCTCACAAATGACGAAAGGATTTTTTTACAAAACTATTCCGCCGTTGTTTGTGTCCTCACAAATGACGAAAGGATTTTTTTACAAAACTATTTATCTCCTCAAACGCCCTTTCTGCCGTTTCTAATGCGCCAAAAACGGTAGCAAAATGCCCTCCTGTGTGTGTGGCTTCGCCTGCAAAAAATAGCCTTTCGCCTACGGCTGCCGCTAAGTGGTGGCGTTCAAAGTGCGAATGAGGCGAAGGATAAGAATAAGCCCCTTTGATGTAAGGTTTCTTTGCCCAATCGCATACAAAGTAGGCTTCTAAGTGCTTCGAAGGCGGGGTCTGGTTTTCTTTTCTAAAAAGAGTGTCTAATTCTTCGAGCAATAGCGATAGCTTTTCTTTATCTTCTAACTTACTCATATTCAAGGCTTTATCACCCATCACAAAGGCGGTTAGGGTAGGTTGGCAGTTGGGTTTCTGAAAAGAACTAACCCAATACTCCTGTGCAACCGTAGCCCCGATAAGCGCGTCCATTTGCGCCTCCCAAAAAGGGACTTTAAACTGCATCACAACCTTTATTCCTGCCCCTTCAAAGCCTATTTTTTCAATCGCCTCCGCCTTTCTTTCAGG of Hugenholtzia roseola DSM 9546 contains these proteins:
- a CDS encoding DUF4249 domain-containing protein, which gives rise to MKQNSIFSRLSRLSRLSWAALLLLVGFSSCEEVIDLDLDKQASTALVVDAEVLDTEGRSYVRLSRTLDYFDASGEHRVSGAEVKVSDTEGNVEIFVEDPQNKGLYIPQNPNFKGQVGNTYSLAIQWQDYEAQATSTLLPVTDIDSVVVRYDEDEPFKEDGYYLYFYAKEPQQTQDWYRWRVFVNDTLLYENAGDIIVASDEGIQEEINGIDLGYKFEPADTVRLEQYSISEEVYNYYNDLITLAFSDGGLFSPPPVNPRSNVKGKNVIGVFSASQMKSLTVIVPEEEE